One part of the Candida albicans SC5314 chromosome R, complete sequence genome encodes these proteins:
- the AAT21 gene encoding aspartate transaminase (Putative aspartate aminotransferase; stationary phase enriched protein; Gcn4-regulated; Spider biofilm induced) translates to MAPFAGIKELPPDPLFGLKARYNADSRTNKVDLGIGAYRDNNGKPWILPAVRQAEQKLINSPDYNHEYLSISGFAPFTESAAKVILGENSLAIKDKKIVSQQSLSGTGALHLAGVFIKEFYQGNHTIYLSQPTWANHKQIFEYIGFKVASYPYWNNDTKSLDLSGFLKAISSAPDGSVFLLHACAHNPTGLDPNQSQWDEILAALEKKKHFIIFDSAYQGFASGDLEKDAYPIRKAIDSKVITSPIIICQSFAKNVGMYGERVGAIHVIPSTVESNDSLNRAIKSQLNRIIRSELSNPPAYGSKIVATILNDPELYSQWRKDLVTMSSRIGEMRNTLRSKLESLGTPGTWNHITEQTGMFSFTGLTPQMVERLEKHHGIYLVSSGRASVAGLNEHNVDQVAKAIDEVVRHFGKSKL, encoded by the coding sequence ATGGCTCCATTTGCAGGTATTAAAGAATTACCACCAGATCCATTGTTCGGATTAAAGGCACGTTACAATGCTGATTCTCGTACAAATAAAGTTGATTTGGGGATTGGTGCCTACAGAGACAACAACGGGAAACCATGGATTTTGCCAGCTGTTAGACAAGCAGAACAGAAATTGATCAACTCACCTGATTACAACCATGAGTATCTTTCTATCAGTGGATTTGCTCCATTTACTGAAAGTGCAGCCAAAGTTATTTTGGGTGAAAACTCATTAGCCATCAAggataaaaaaattgtatcACAACAAAGTTTATCAGGTACCGGTGCCTTACATTTAGCTGGTGTTTTCATTAAAGAGTTTTACCAAGGTAACCACACCATTTATTTATCACAACCAACTTGGGCCAACCACAAGCAAATTTTCGAATACATTGGTTTCAAAGTTGCTAGTTATCCATATTGGAACAATGACACCAAGTCATTGGACTTGAGCGGGTTCTTGAAAGCCATTTCCAGTGCTCCTGATGGTTCAGTGTTTTTGTTGCATGCATGTGCCCATAATCCTACTGGGTTAGATCCTAATCAAAGTCAATGGGACGAAATCTTGGCTGCCttggaaaaaaagaagcatttcatcatttttgaCTCTGCATATCAAGGTTTTGCCAGTGGagatttggaaaaagaTGCTTATCCAATTAGAAAGGCAATTGACTCTAAAGTTATCACTTCTCCAATTATTATCTGTCAATCATTTGCCAAGAATGTTGGTATGTATGGAGAAAGAGTTGGTGCCATCCATGTGATACCATCAACTGTTGAATCTAACGATTCCTTGAACCGAGCTATAAAGTCTCAATTGAACAGAATCATACGTTCTGAACTTTCTAATCCTCCTGCCTATGGTTCTAAAATTGTTGCTACCATCTTGAATGATCCAGAATTATATTCTCAGTGGCGTAAAGATTTAGTGACAATGTCTTCTAGAATTGGTGAGATGAGAAATACATTGAGAAGCAAATTGGAAAGTTTAGGAACCCCAGGTACTTGGAATCACATAACTGAACAAACAGGTATGTTTTCATTTACTGGTTTAACCCCACAAATGGTTGAACGTTTGGAGAAACACCACGGTATCTATTTGGTTAGCAGTGGTAGAGCCTCTGTTGCCGGATTGAATGAACATAATGTCGACCAAGTAGCTAAAGCTATTGATGAAGTGGTTAGACATTTTGGTAAAAGTAAACTTTAG
- a CDS encoding Signal recognition particle receptor subunit beta (Ortholog(s) have GTP binding, signal recognition particle binding activity, role in protein targeting to ER and integral component of endoplasmic reticulum membrane, signal recognition particle receptor complex localization), whose amino-acid sequence MDAVLISLLTILLGFVLILIIFFIQTGGLKSLVSTTTSKKSSLYHPTFLILGANNSGKTSFFYKLLQLSNDDEIDDKANTTTVAATVSSLEPNVTKINLPISNPSIGKPFQLIDYPGHLKLQKVFERLIIDEITLKNLKGVVYMIDSSSVNINDDTNLESIVKFLYNLFSITERIPNGVDFLIAINKTDLFDSVPVHKIKTKLELEINKLIRHEIENVEKTSGIDDNDNDNGNQNSNGGGGNSSNGDNSDGINGESLRAFWMSVVGSGNFTFDKLEGNVDFVGGSVLKNKISQWENWFDEKVVNP is encoded by the coding sequence atGGATGCGgtattaatttcattattaacaatCTTACTAGGATTTGTTTTAATactaattatttttttcatacaAACTGGTGGGTTGAAATCCCTCGTATCGACCACCACATCCAAGAAATCATCACTTTATCATCCAACTTTCCTTATACTAGGAGCAAACAATTCTGGGAAAACATCTTTCTTCTACAAATTACTACAATTAtctaatgatgatgagatAGATGACAAGGCCAACACTACTACCGTTGCTGCCACAGTATCATCATTGGAACCAAATGTTACAAAGATAAATTTACCAATTTCCAATCCATCAATTGGTAAAccatttcaattgattgattatcCCGGacatttgaaattacaaaaagTGTTTGAAcgattaataattgatgaaataacATTAAAGAATCTTAAGGGGGTTGTATATATGATTGATTCTTCTAGTGttaatattaatgatgatacCAATTTGGAAAGTATTGTTAAATTCTTGTACAATTTATTTAGTATTACGGAACGGATACCTAATGGagttgattttttgattgctattaataaaactgatttatttgattctgTCCCTGTTCATAAAATAAAGACAAAATTAGAATTggaaatcaataaattgatccgtcatgaaattgaaaatgttgaaaaaacttCGGGCATTGACGATAATGATAACGATAATGGTAATCAGAATAGCAacggtggtggtggtaatagTTCCAATGGTGATAACAGTGATGGCATTAACGGTGAAAGTTTGAGAGCATTTTGGATGAGTGTTGTTGGGTCTGGAAATTTCACTTTTGATAAGTTGGAAGgtaatgttgattttgttggtggtagcgttttgaaaaataagaTTAGTCAATGGGAAAATTggtttgatgaaaaagttgttaATCCATAA
- the RPS27 gene encoding 40S ribosomal protein eS27 (Putative ribosomal protein; repressed upon phagocytosis by murine macrophage; Spider biofilm repressed) codes for MVLVQDLLHPSPATEAKQHKLKTLVQQPRSFFMDVKCQGCLNITTVFSHAQTAVTCDSCSTVLCTPTGGKAKLTEGCSFRRK; via the exons ATG GTTTTAGTTCAAGATTTATTACATCCATCTCCAGCCACTGAAGCTAAACAacacaaattgaaaactttagTTCAACAACCAAGATCTTTCTTTATGGACGTTAAATGTCAAGGATGTCTTAATATCACCACTGTTTTCAGTCACGCTCAAACTGCTGTCACTTGTGACTCTTGTTCTACTGTTTTGTGTACCCCAACTGGTGGTAAAGCTAAATTGACTGAAGGTTGTTCATTCAGAAGAAAGTAA
- a CDS encoding DNA-dependent ATPase (Ortholog(s) have DNA binding, DNA-dependent ATPase activity, chromatin binding activity), producing the protein MSWFRRNKPTEESSTADPNTTPSKKNRVQVPSSSPITINSSPTKESTIQQPSLASKLISNEKERELEFKRQKIRQHKDFPLIRKKFNYLSESDILKAFVKCKGNARDINKYLETNFDRNEYLRKENEQRQKIIQQQEEMREKNRQLRFQQLVEQTSKSSTPEVERGIITDDVSGYDEEDESPVKIKKGRATVKIDDMSPTKPNARESTKVSIKSKKSISDKYNRQSTLDKYARQFKPDQTSRLESLPKKRRLVRLSSLEDSSTPSSRSISPIPAPVGLAARFSYRESNTPNPPSDQPDVIEIGDTEEEAEPEDELEMLERKILENRKKRRQNQVQQPKQDKQNQRKPSSTKAIINLSDDENEDIEELLDDDEEDGDSDSLDEAEDDEMDTGYTSIDQKVLEFINSAPIEDLSDICGIEPSVAEIVISQRPFHSLDVIAENDFPLTDADAAKSKRKKKKLGLKMIETTEGNLKGYKAVDSLIKQCAEYGDRLTEQMKSWGVSLTTEQGELDMVDLDPIEEQEVVDLDKEDDDFDEDIIMVKKRYLTMKYIKDKPALLADDVTLNNYQQVGINWLNLLYQNKLSCILADEMGLGKTCQVIAFMAHLKQVGERGPHLVVVPASTIENWLREFNKFCPDLSVRAYYGSQAEREELRYELSNDDEFEVLVTTYTLACGSPADAKFLKSQNFNVIVYDEGHLLKNSTSERYNKLMRLKGNFRLLLTGTPLQNNLKELVSLLSFMLPQLFNEKREELSSIFNQKSGTVTKENDHNPLLAQQAIKNAKTMMAPFVLRRRKDQVLQHLPPKISQVVHCTMTKDQKRLYLDHFNNGKYVSSERQRRRTLPPETVAKLNREDPIPTSSNVLMELRKAALHPLLFRVIFDDSKLQEMSKAIMMEPEYATANQTYIFEDMQVMSDFELDRLCTQFPKTLSKWKLGDEKFLDSGKVIELGKILQHIIDNKGEKVLIFSLFTQVLDILERVLSIFNYKFARLDGNTPVQERQDLIDLFNQDDKIHIFLISTKAGGVGINLVAANHVIMFDQSFNPHEDKQAEDRAHRVGQTKEVKVYRLISDETIEKNIFSVARNKLELDEKISTLESIVYS; encoded by the coding sequence atGAGTTGGTTTAGAAGAAATAAACCAACGGAGGAATCATCTACAGCTGATCCAAACACAACGCCTAGCAAGAAGAATCGAGTTCAGGTCCCTTCTTCATCACCAATAACCATCAACTCATCACCAACTAAAGAGTCCACGATTCAACAGCCATCATTGGCCTCAAAGTTAATAAGCAATGAAAAGGAGCGAGAATTGGAATTTAAAAGACAAAAGATCAGACAGCATAAAGATTTCCCGTTGATTCGGAAGAAGTTTAATTACTTATCTGAAAGTGATATATTGAAGGCATTTGTGAAATGTAAGGGAAATGCCAGAGACATCAACAAGTATTTggaaacaaattttgataGAAATGAATACTTGaggaaagaaaatgaacaaCGACAAAAGATTatccaacaacaagaagaaatgaGAGAAAAGAATCGACAATTGAGATTCCAACAACTCGTTGAACAAACAAGTAAAAGCAGTACCCCAGAAGTTGAACGTGGCATTATCACTGATGATGTCAGTGGGTACGACGAGGAAGATGAATCTCCtgtcaaaatcaaaaaaggTAGAGCAACAGTTAAAATAGACGACATGTCAccaacaaaaccaaatgCCCGTGAATCTACCAAAGTCAGTATCAAAAgtaaaaaatcaattagcGACAAATATAATAGACAATCTACATTAGATAAATATGCGAGACAATTTAAACCAGATCAAACTAGCAGATTGGAATCATTACCgaaaaagagaagattAGTGAGATTGTCAAGCTTAGAGGATTCATCGACTCCAAGCTCAAGATCGATATCACCAATCCCTGCCCCTGTTGGATTGGCAGCTAGATTCAGTTATAGAGAATCCAATACCCCAAATCCACCTCTGGACCAACCTGACGTGATAGAAATTGGTGATACCGAAGAGGAGGCAGAACCTGAGGATGAATTAGAAATGTTAGAACGTAAAATCTTAGAAAATCGTAAAAAGAGGAGACAAAATCAAGTTCAACAACCGAAACAAGATAAACAGAATCAAAGGAAACCATCTAGTACCAAAGCGATTATTAACCTCAGTGATGATGAGAATGAGGATATTGAAGAGTTACTAGATGACGACGAAGAGGATGGTGACAGTGATTCATTGGATGAAGCTGAAGACGATGAAATGGATACCGGATACACCTCGATAGACCAGAAAGTTTTGGAATTTATCAATAGTGCTCCTATCGAAGATTTATCAGATATTTGTGGAATTGAACCAAGTGTAGCTGAAATTGTGATTTCACAAAGACCTTTCCATTCGTTGGACGTTATTGCCGAAAATGATTTCCCATTGACCGATGCAGATGCTGCTAAAAGtaagagaaagaaaaagaagttgGGGTTGAAAATGATTGAGACAACGGAAGGCAATCTCAAAGGATACAAAGCAGTGGATTCCTTGATTAAGCAATGTGCAGAATATGGGGATAGGCTAACTGAACAGATGAAATCATGGGGTGTGTCATTAACCACTGAGCAAGGTGAATTAGATATGGTCGATTTGGACCCCATTGAGGAACAAGAAGTTGTTGATCTTGACAAGGAAGACGACGACTTTGATGAAGACATTATAATGGTTAAGAAAAGATACTTGACAATGAAATATATCAAAGACAAACCGGCTTTGTTAGCAGACGACGTGACATTGAATAATTACCAACAAGTGGGTATCAACTGGCTTAATCTTTTGtaccaaaacaaattgtcATGTATCTTGGCCGACGAGATGGGTCTTGGTAAAACTTGTCAAGTCATTGCATTTATGGCCCATTTGAAGCAAGTTGGGGAACGAGGTCCTCATTTGGTGGTAGTACCGgcatcaacaattgaaaattggcTACGtgaattcaacaaattttgtcCTGACTTACTGGTTAGAGCGTATTATGGTAGTCAAGCAGAACGAGAAGAACTACGTTACGAATTACTGAATGATGACGAATTTGAAGTCTTGGTGACAACGTATACATTGGCATGTGGTAGTCCTGCTGATGctaaatttttgaaaagccaaaatttcaatgtGATAGTTTATGATGAAGGTCacttgttgaaaaattcaacttCAGAAAGGTACAATAAACTTATGAGGCTAAAAGGTAATTTTAGATTATTATTGACAGGTACTCCATTGCAgaataatttgaaagaattagTTTCGTTGTTATCATTTATGTTACCACAGTTGTTTAATGAAAAGAGGGAAGAATTGTCTTCTatttttaatcaaaaatcCGGGACTGTTACCAAAGAGAATGATCACAACCCATTGTTGGCACAGCAGGCAATCAAAAATGCCAAAACCATGATGGCTCCATTTGTCTTGAGGCGTCGTAAGGATCAAGTTTTGCAGCATTTACCACCGAAAATCCTGCAAGTGGTGCATTGCACAATGACTAAAGACCAAAAAAGACTATATCTTGACCATTTCAATAATGGGAAATATGTGAGTTCAGAAAGACAGAGAAGAAGAACGTTACCACCAGAAACAGTAGCTAAATTAAATAGAGAAGATCCGATACCGACATCATCCAATGTCTTGATGGAACTTCGTAAGGCAGCATTACATCCGTTGTTGTTCAGAGTGATTTTTGACGACTCgaaattacaagaaatgAGTAAAGCAATCATGATGGAGCCGGAATATGCCACGGCTAATCAAACGTATATTTTTGAGGATATGCAAGTAATGTCGGATTTTGAATTGGACCGTTTGTGCACCCAATTCCCGAAAACATTAAGCAAATGGAAATTAGGTGATGAAAAGTTCTTGGACAGTGGTAAGGTTATTGAATTAGGCAAAATTTTGCAACACATCATCGACAATAAAGGAGAAAAAgtgttgattttttctttgtttacTCAAGTTTTAGATATTTTGGAGAGAGTATTGtcaatattcaattataaatttgcAAGACTAGACGGGAATACTCCAGTTCAGGAAAGACAAGATTTGATTGATCTTTTCAACCAAGATGACAAAATACATATCTTTTTAATTTCCACTAAAGCTGGTGGTGTCGGTATCAATTTAGTAGCAGCCAACCATGTCATTATGTTTGATCAGTCATTCAACCCACATGAAGATAAGCAAGCAGAGGATCGTGCCCATAGAGTTGGACAAACCAAAGAAGTGAAAGTTTATCGATTAATTAGTGatgaaacaattgaaaagaatattttcTCAGTCGCTAGAAACAAATTAGAGTTAGACGAAAAGATTTCAACATTAGAGTCAATAGTTTATAGTTGA
- the GLC7 gene encoding type 1 serine/threonine-protein phosphatase catalytic subunit (Putative catalytic subunit of type 1 serine/threonine protein phosphatase; regulated by Shp1; induced in high iron; alternatively spliced intron in 5' UTR) gives MSNNIEDDSISVDNIVDRLLEVRGSRPGKQVTLTENEIRFLCTKAREIFIQQPILLELEAPIKICGDIHGQYYDLLRLFEYGGFPPEANYLFLGDYVDRGKQSLETICLLLAYKIKYPENFFILRGNHECASINRIYGFYDECKRRFNIKLWKTFTDCFNCLPIAAIIDEKIFTMHGGLSPDLNSMEQIRRVMRPTDIPDVGLLCDLLWSDPDKDITGWSENDRGVSFTFGPDVVSRFLQKHDMDLICRAHQVVEDGYEFFSKRQLVTLFSAPNYCGEFDNAGAMMSVDESLLCSFQILKPADKKPRYAPANVANNRPGANQRKPKKAVK, from the coding sequence ATGTCAAACAATATCGAAGACGATTCCATCTCCGTTGACAATATTGTCGACCGTCTTTTGGAAGTGAGAGGATCAAGACCCGGAAAACAAGTTACATTAACCGAAAATGAGATTAGATTCCTTTGTACTAAGGCCCGTGAAATTTTCATCCAACAACCTATTCTTTTGGAGTTAGAGGCACCAATCAAGATTTGTGGTGATATCCATGGACAATATTACGATCTACTCCGTTTATTCGAATATGGTGGCTTCCCCCCTGAAGCCAACTACTTATTTTTAGGGGACTACGTTGATCGTGGTAAACAATCATTAGAAACAATTTGCCTTTTACTTGCCTACAAGATCAAATATccagaaaattttttcattcttcgTGGTAACCACGAATGTGCCAGTATCAACCGTATCTATGGATTCTACGATGAATGTAAAAGAAGattcaatataaaattaTGGAAGACTTTTACAgattgtttcaattgtcTTCCAATCGCTGCCATAATTGACGAGAAAATCTTCACCATGCATGGAGGTTTGTCTCCAGATTTGAATTCTATGGAACAGATCAGAAGAGTAATGAGACCAACCGATATCCCAGATGTCGGGTTGTTGTGTGATTTATTATGGTCAGATCCCGATAAGGACATCACTGGATGGTCGGAGAATGACCGTGGTGTGTCGTTTACTTTTGGACCTGATGTTGTGTCTCGatttttacaaaaacaTGATATGGACTTGATCTGTCGTGCCCATCAAGTTGTTGAAGACGGATACGAGTTTTTCAGCAAACGACAATTGGTAACATTGTTTTCAGCACCAAACTATTGTGGTGAATTCGATAATGCTGGTGCCATGATGTCAGTTGATGAAAGTTTGTTATGTTCGttccaaattttgaaaccaGCAGACAAAAAACCAAGATATGCCCCAGCAAATGTGGCTAACAATCGACCAGGAGCCAATCAAAGAAAACCAAAGAAGGCTGTGAAATAA
- a CDS encoding uncharacterized protein (Ortholog(s) have ATPase activator activity, role in positive regulation of ATPase activity, vacuolar transport and endosome localization), whose product MSKPPQQPPFPNKYHVKLVASSDSKACLICYKPATTVLLADGNGDFFYTCPQHLLDNQFANAIHPQEYTELLDKKQTLTDKKSKLEKDVESEKPYIWNTVAGYWKQKDKDKDKGKDKDKDKYTESKYEKLKQELADVTKELEETSKKISEFKFKLYQLNQDIYKNRLMFHQKKKYNQQRAVKIQEEGFFPSVPKHSLE is encoded by the coding sequence ATGAGTAAACCACCACAGCAACCCCCATTTCCGAATAAATATCATGTTAAACTAGTTGCATCTCTGGATTCAAAAGCTTGTCTTATATGTTATAAACCAGCAACAACAGTTCTACTAGCTGATGGTAATGGTGATTTTTTCTATACTTGTCCACAACATTTATTAGATAATCAATTTGCCAATGCCATACATCCTCAAGAGTACACTGAACTACTAGACAAAAAACAGACACTCACGgacaagaaatcaaaattggaGAAAGATGTTGAGTCGGAAAAACCATATATTTGGAACACTGTGGCAGGATATTGGAAACAGAAGGATAAAGATAAAGACAAGGGCAAGGATAAGGATAAGGATAAATATACAGAGTCgaaatatgaaaaattgaaacaagaattgGCCGATGTTACAaaagaattagaagaaaCAAGTAAGAAAATCCTGGagtttaaattcaaattgtatcaattgaatcaagaCATTTATAAAAATAGATTGATGTTtcatcaaaaaaagaaatataatcaacaaaGAGCGGTGAAAATTCAGGAAGAAGGGTTTTTCCCATCAGTACCTAAGCATAGTTtagaataa
- a CDS encoding uncharacterized protein (Ortholog(s) have mitochondrion localization) produces MFTFTRNIPRSLLHYTPITKRTPLITTTIRNLFIQTSETPNEQALKFLPSIKILQDNQTKEFLSGREAASSPLALKLFSIDGIRSVMFGSDFITIEKSNNFDWSLLKPEIFSILTEYLTNGTPILLEDNVDEYGNSLLTNDMAINEDDDEVVSMIKELIFTRIRPAIQDDGGDIEFVNFNEEDGTVYLRLKGACRSCDSSSVTLKNGIESMLKHYIEEVNSVEPIEEEQQQEEINVESSTIKPINRDEPSSSVSSSSSPPSL; encoded by the coding sequence atgtTCACATTTACTAGAAATATTCCACGATCTTTACTTCATTATACACCAATAACCAAGAGAACCCCTTTGATAACCACCACCATAAGAAATCTATTCATTCAAACTTCAGAAACTCCTAATGAACAAGCATTAAAGTTTTTACCACtgataaaaattttacaaGATAATCAAACCAAAGAGTTTTTAAGTGGTCGAGAAGCTGCATCATCTCCATTAGCACTTAAATTATTCAGTATTGATGGGATAAGATCAGTTATGTTTGGAAGTGATTTCATCACTATTGAAAAgtcaaataattttgattggTCACTTTTAAAACCGGAAATTTTTTCCATATTAACAGAATATTTAACTAATGGTACCCCTATACTATTAGAAGATAATGTTGATGAGTATGGgaattcattattaactAATGATATGGCGataaatgaagatgatgatgaagttgTATCAATGatcaaagaattgattttcaCGAGAATCAGACCAGCAATTCAAGatgatggtggtgatattgaatttgtcaattttaATGAGGAAGATGGTACAGTATATTTAAGATTGAAAGGGGCTTGTCGTAGTTGTGATTCCAGTTCTGTGACATTAAAGAATGGAATTGAAAGTATGTTAAAACATTACATTGAAGAAGTTAATCTGGTGGAACctattgaagaagaacaacaacaagaagagaTTAATGTTGAATCATCAACTATTAAACCAATAAATAGAGATGAACCATCATCTTCCGTTTCTTCGTCGTCGTCACCACCATCATTGTAA